A region of Flavobacterium indicum GPTSA100-9 = DSM 17447 DNA encodes the following proteins:
- a CDS encoding T9SS sorting signal type C domain-containing protein, which yields MKHNYLKSRLLLAFFSVLIYSCNKTEDTNIKTSDSKQKSVSEKTEIKATNKVDFIQNAESKFVQKTNLEKANVFASNSLAINDAAVNTIVEQEKTISASELDSIEKIREKYHNLVNYSPLRKRMHLPKKERKAMGLPPNAYNEQEWLYTADPNLGRPTPEVVLDLQKSLDKQLEEGRVPGDGLDNQWVERGSNNVGGRTRVLRFATGSTTKVFAGAVSGGLWINNDITSSTSSWVQVSGVPSNMAVTCMTVDPQNSNIMYIGTGEVYTWGAVNGNGVYKSVDGGNNWRLIYSSPVGSTVANQLTYIQDIVAWLNPSTGLTEVYFGADAMAYTEEVTSGSGGAGWSYLGSNTVGLYKSTDGVNFVRQTNASLYSTAGTKFVAPNSFAIDQSGDLYMGSKYSFATGEGGGRIYKCTNGTDWTLVRTLASPNGDGRVQLVASKQRDGYMYALCEDNTTSLPKIRRTTDGWATISTTIALPVSSGNQPPAATDFTRGQAFYDLMIGMNPTNDNEVYVGGIEIFRTTTAFTATASSMWTQLTDWTLNPSATGNGASLDGVHSDHHVMAFCPTQTSRVVFGCDGGVYYSNDSGTNIGERNKDYNVTQPYKADISTASAATTRLISGLQDNGTQFAPNATAGVNSTTEIYGGDGCWVFIEDTDAYVVSSYVYNTYGRHSATTGVQTYTIASNQNDGDFVNQCGLDSVNDRLYANGTTATPTYQIYKYDLGASSATRRILTNALLNDIPTFFKPMPTTTTSVLVGLANGRLLRLDNAALASTAANISAITWTNIADPTWTGAISDIRFGNTENDIFVTFHNYGVPSVWYSSNGGTSWQNKEGNLPNMPVKCILQNPNATNEVIVGTELGVWYTVDFNTASPTWRRANNGMKDVKVLNFEFRALDNTIVAATFGRGVWTGQFWQCGASTKTWNGTAWSPTGTPTSKDAVVFAGNYSSTASLDACSVTVNTGANVVFNSGHTLRVGENVTVNGTGTLTINNNAALVQYTKHAVNTGNIIVKRNSANMIRQDYTAWGSPVAGQNLLAFSPNTIATRFYEYLYTGTTTPTAYQSVVPSTNNFTTAKGFMIRVDNTWTSTAPGAAYPGQFTGVPNNGSITYAVGQGYNLLANPYASPINAKTFLINNPKVDALYYWTHTVPASGGVYPTNNYASYTMLGGAASANGSAVPNDYIQVGQGFFVKAATAYTVNFENEFRVDATNSTQFFRQQQSVTRADENVEKHRFWLNLNDATQKHNQILVGYMDGATDGVDRKIDGLVFDTSKTMLYSLIDNKEYVIQGKGLPFNDEDVIKLGFKAIESSNYQINLEQVDGLFSNQDIYLKDNYTGSIVNIKESSYYFISEIGTFNDRFEIIFKKKQLNEVSENANEVVLITNNQSLTVQSFKNNVSEVEVFDLLGKLIYTAKPNSKEFTINTTAKNQGLLVKMTLENGEKVVKKTVF from the coding sequence ATGAAACATAACTATCTTAAATCTAGATTGTTGTTGGCTTTTTTCTCTGTATTGATTTATTCTTGTAATAAAACAGAGGATACTAACATTAAAACTTCTGATTCAAAACAAAAATCTGTTAGTGAAAAAACAGAAATTAAAGCGACGAATAAAGTTGATTTTATTCAAAACGCAGAGTCTAAATTTGTTCAAAAAACAAATTTAGAGAAAGCTAATGTTTTTGCTAGCAATTCTTTAGCGATCAATGATGCTGCTGTCAATACTATTGTAGAACAAGAAAAAACAATTTCTGCATCTGAGTTAGATTCAATTGAAAAGATTCGAGAAAAATACCATAATCTTGTCAATTATTCGCCTTTAAGGAAAAGAATGCACTTGCCGAAAAAGGAAAGAAAAGCCATGGGTTTACCTCCAAATGCTTATAATGAACAAGAATGGTTGTATACTGCTGATCCAAATTTAGGTAGACCAACTCCAGAAGTTGTGTTGGATTTACAGAAGTCATTAGACAAGCAATTAGAAGAAGGAAGAGTTCCTGGAGATGGTTTAGATAACCAATGGGTAGAAAGAGGTTCAAACAATGTTGGAGGGAGAACAAGAGTGTTAAGATTTGCAACTGGAAGTACAACTAAAGTATTTGCAGGTGCAGTTAGTGGTGGTTTATGGATAAACAATGATATTACAAGTTCTACTTCTTCTTGGGTTCAAGTATCTGGTGTTCCTAGTAATATGGCTGTAACATGTATGACAGTAGATCCACAAAATTCAAATATCATGTATATTGGAACTGGAGAAGTTTATACTTGGGGTGCTGTAAATGGTAATGGTGTTTATAAATCAGTTGATGGAGGAAATAATTGGCGTTTAATTTATTCGTCTCCTGTTGGTTCTACAGTTGCAAATCAATTAACCTATATTCAAGATATTGTAGCTTGGTTAAATCCGTCAACAGGTTTAACAGAGGTTTATTTTGGTGCTGATGCTATGGCATATACTGAAGAGGTTACCAGTGGTTCAGGTGGTGCTGGTTGGTCTTATTTAGGTTCTAATACTGTTGGATTGTATAAAAGTACTGATGGAGTGAATTTTGTCAGACAAACGAATGCTTCTTTGTACAGTACAGCAGGAACAAAATTTGTAGCGCCAAATTCTTTTGCAATTGATCAGTCTGGTGACTTGTATATGGGTTCAAAATATAGTTTTGCAACTGGAGAAGGTGGAGGAAGAATATACAAATGTACTAATGGTACAGATTGGACGTTAGTAAGAACTTTAGCATCTCCAAATGGTGATGGACGTGTACAGTTAGTGGCGTCAAAACAAAGAGATGGATATATGTATGCGCTTTGTGAAGATAATACTACTAGTTTGCCTAAAATTAGAAGAACTACAGATGGTTGGGCAACTATTTCTACAACTATTGCTTTACCAGTTAGTAGTGGGAATCAGCCCCCTGCTGCTACAGATTTTACTAGAGGTCAGGCTTTTTATGATTTAATGATAGGAATGAATCCAACAAATGATAATGAAGTTTATGTTGGAGGAATTGAAATCTTTAGAACAACTACTGCATTTACGGCGACGGCTTCTTCCATGTGGACACAGTTAACGGATTGGACGTTGAATCCTAGTGCGACAGGTAATGGTGCTAGTTTGGACGGTGTACACTCGGATCATCATGTAATGGCTTTTTGTCCTACTCAAACATCACGTGTAGTGTTTGGATGTGATGGTGGAGTGTATTACTCAAATGACTCTGGTACAAATATTGGAGAAAGAAACAAAGATTATAATGTTACTCAACCTTATAAAGCTGATATAAGTACTGCTTCTGCAGCTACAACTCGTTTAATTTCTGGATTACAAGATAATGGAACTCAATTTGCGCCAAATGCAACTGCTGGTGTGAATTCTACAACAGAAATTTATGGTGGAGATGGTTGTTGGGTATTCATTGAAGATACTGATGCTTATGTGGTTTCATCGTATGTTTATAATACTTATGGTAGACATAGTGCAACAACAGGAGTACAAACTTATACAATTGCTTCTAATCAAAATGACGGTGATTTTGTAAATCAATGTGGTTTGGATAGTGTTAATGATAGATTATATGCAAACGGAACAACTGCAACACCAACCTATCAAATTTACAAATATGATTTAGGTGCATCTTCTGCAACAAGAAGAATATTAACAAATGCATTATTAAATGATATCCCAACATTTTTCAAACCAATGCCTACTACTACTACTTCAGTATTGGTTGGTTTGGCTAATGGAAGATTGTTAAGGTTAGATAATGCTGCATTAGCAAGTACTGCTGCAAATATTAGTGCAATTACGTGGACAAATATTGCTGATCCAACATGGACTGGAGCAATATCGGATATTCGTTTTGGAAATACTGAAAACGATATTTTTGTAACGTTCCATAATTACGGTGTGCCAAGTGTATGGTATTCATCAAATGGAGGTACATCATGGCAGAATAAGGAAGGGAATTTACCTAATATGCCTGTAAAATGTATTTTACAAAATCCAAACGCTACAAATGAAGTAATTGTTGGTACAGAACTAGGGGTTTGGTATACTGTTGATTTTAATACTGCTTCGCCTACATGGAGACGCGCTAATAACGGTATGAAAGATGTTAAAGTGTTAAATTTTGAATTCAGAGCATTAGATAATACTATTGTTGCTGCAACTTTTGGACGTGGTGTGTGGACAGGACAATTCTGGCAATGTGGAGCATCTACTAAAACTTGGAATGGTACGGCTTGGTCACCAACGGGTACTCCAACAAGTAAAGATGCAGTAGTTTTTGCAGGAAACTATTCTTCAACAGCTAGTTTAGATGCGTGTTCCGTAACTGTAAATACAGGTGCTAACGTTGTGTTTAACTCTGGTCACACATTAAGAGTTGGTGAAAATGTTACCGTTAACGGAACAGGAACTTTAACTATTAATAATAATGCAGCTTTAGTACAATATACAAAACATGCTGTGAATACTGGTAATATTATTGTAAAGAGAAACTCTGCAAACATGATTCGACAAGATTATACAGCTTGGGGATCTCCTGTTGCAGGTCAGAATTTATTAGCTTTCTCTCCAAATACAATTGCAACTCGTTTTTACGAATACTTATACACAGGTACTACTACTCCAACAGCTTATCAGTCTGTTGTACCATCAACAAATAATTTTACAACGGCTAAAGGTTTTATGATTAGAGTTGATAATACTTGGACTTCTACTGCGCCTGGTGCGGCTTATCCAGGTCAATTTACAGGTGTGCCAAATAATGGTAGTATTACATATGCGGTTGGGCAAGGGTATAATTTATTAGCAAATCCGTATGCGTCTCCAATTAATGCAAAAACATTTTTAATAAATAATCCGAAAGTTGACGCATTATATTATTGGACACATACCGTTCCAGCAAGTGGAGGGGTGTATCCAACTAATAATTATGCTTCCTATACTATGTTAGGAGGGGCGGCATCTGCCAATGGAAGTGCTGTGCCAAATGATTATATTCAAGTAGGACAAGGGTTTTTTGTAAAAGCAGCTACTGCCTATACTGTTAATTTTGAAAATGAGTTTAGAGTTGATGCAACTAATTCTACGCAATTCTTCAGACAACAACAATCTGTTACAAGAGCAGATGAAAATGTAGAGAAACATAGATTTTGGCTAAATTTAAATGATGCTACTCAAAAACATAATCAAATATTAGTGGGTTATATGGACGGTGCTACTGATGGTGTAGATAGAAAAATTGATGGATTAGTTTTTGATACTTCGAAAACAATGTTGTATAGCTTAATTGATAATAAAGAATATGTAATTCAAGGTAAAGGATTGCCATTTAATGATGAAGATGTGATTAAGTTAGGTTTTAAAGCTATTGAATCTTCAAATTATCAAATTAATTTAGAACAAGTTGATGGATTGTTTAGTAATCAAGATATCTATTTAAAGGATAATTATACAGGAAGTATTGTTAATATAAAAGAATCGTCTTATTATTTTATATCAGAAATAGGTACATTCAATGATAGATTTGAAATTATATTTAAAAAGAAACAATTGAATGAAGTTTCAGAGAATGCTAATGAAGTTGTTTTAATTACTAACAATCAATCGTTAACTGTTCAATCATTTAAGAATAATGTTAGTGAAGTAGAGGTGTTTGATTTATTAGGTAAATTAATTTATACAGCAAAACCAAATTCTAAAGAATTTACAATTAATACAACTGCTAAAAATCAAGGTTTACTAGTGAAAATGACATTAGAAAATGGAGAGAAAGTAGTTAAGAAAACTGTATTTTAA
- a CDS encoding dipeptidase: MENIKQYVQENKERFLNELIELLKIPSVSADSAYAQDVIDTANAVKNSLEKAGCDVVELCETPGYPIVFGEKIIDPKLPTVLVYGHYDVQPADPIELWDSPPFEPVIKKTELHPEGAIFARGACDDKGQMYMHVKAFEYMVQNNCLPCNVKFMIEGEEEVGSKSLGWFVERNHEKLANDVILISDTGMISNTQPSITTGLRGLSYVEVEVTGPNRDLHSGLYGGAVANPINVLTKMIASLHDENNHITIPGFYDRVEELSLEERAQMAKRPFSQEAYNKALDIAEEYGETGYTTNERNSIRPTLDVNGIWGGYTGEGAKTVIASKAYAKISMRLVPNQDWEEITQLFQKHFESIAPKAVKVKVTPHHGGQGYVTPIDSIGYQAASKAYSDSFGVTPIPVRSGGSIPIVALFEQELKSKTIMMGFGLDSDAIHSPNEHYGVFNYLKGIETIPLFYKYFAELNK; this comes from the coding sequence ATGGAAAACATAAAACAATACGTTCAAGAAAACAAAGAACGTTTTTTAAATGAATTAATTGAATTATTAAAAATTCCTTCAGTAAGTGCAGATAGTGCTTATGCTCAGGATGTTATCGACACAGCAAATGCGGTAAAAAACAGTTTAGAAAAAGCAGGATGTGATGTAGTAGAGTTATGTGAAACTCCTGGCTATCCTATTGTTTTTGGCGAAAAAATTATTGACCCAAAACTTCCTACTGTTTTAGTTTATGGTCATTATGATGTGCAACCTGCTGATCCAATTGAATTATGGGACTCTCCTCCTTTTGAACCTGTAATCAAAAAAACTGAATTACATCCAGAAGGTGCTATTTTCGCAAGAGGCGCTTGTGATGATAAAGGTCAAATGTACATGCATGTGAAAGCTTTTGAATATATGGTTCAAAACAACTGCCTTCCTTGTAACGTGAAATTTATGATTGAAGGAGAGGAAGAAGTAGGTTCTAAAAGTTTGGGATGGTTTGTAGAGCGTAACCACGAAAAATTAGCCAATGATGTGATTTTAATTTCTGATACGGGTATGATTTCTAACACCCAACCTTCTATCACAACTGGATTAAGAGGTTTGAGTTATGTAGAAGTAGAAGTAACTGGTCCAAATAGAGATTTACATTCTGGTTTATACGGTGGTGCTGTGGCCAATCCAATAAATGTTTTGACCAAAATGATTGCTTCATTACACGACGAAAACAATCATATTACAATTCCTGGTTTTTATGATCGTGTTGAAGAATTGTCTCTAGAGGAACGTGCACAAATGGCAAAAAGACCATTTAGTCAAGAGGCGTATAATAAAGCATTGGATATTGCTGAAGAATATGGCGAAACTGGTTATACTACAAACGAAAGAAATTCTATCCGTCCTACATTAGATGTTAATGGAATTTGGGGTGGATATACTGGCGAAGGAGCAAAAACAGTCATTGCAAGTAAAGCCTATGCAAAAATTTCAATGCGATTGGTTCCGAACCAAGATTGGGAAGAAATTACACAATTATTCCAAAAACATTTTGAAAGTATTGCACCAAAAGCCGTTAAAGTAAAAGTAACTCCACACCATGGCGGGCAAGGCTATGTAACCCCTATTGATTCAATCGGATATCAAGCTGCTTCAAAAGCATATTCTGATTCATTTGGCGTGACACCAATTCCTGTTCGTTCAGGAGGAAGTATACCAATTGTTGCTTTATTTGAACAAGAATTAAAAAGCAAAACCATAATGATGGGATTTGGATTAGACAGTGATGCTATTCATTCACCAAACGAACATTATGGCGTTTTCAATTATTTAAAAGGTATTGAAACGATTCCATTATTTTATAAATATTTTGCTGAATTAAATAAATAA
- a CDS encoding 30S ribosomal protein S16 — MSVKIRLQRHGKKGKPFYWIVAADARSKRDGKFLEKLGTYNPNTNPATIDLNIDKAAQWLFNGAQPTDTARAILSYKGALLKHHLDGGVRKGALTQEQADAKLAAWLEEKAGKVATKETGLAKAQADAKAAALKAEKEANERRIAAQAEAAKAAEATEEVVETPEVEAATEEAPATEENNETEA, encoded by the coding sequence ATGTCAGTAAAAATTAGATTACAAAGACATGGTAAAAAAGGGAAACCTTTTTACTGGATCGTAGCGGCAGATGCTCGCTCAAAAAGAGATGGTAAATTCTTAGAAAAATTAGGAACTTACAATCCAAACACGAACCCAGCTACTATCGATTTAAACATTGATAAAGCTGCTCAATGGTTATTCAATGGTGCACAACCTACGGATACTGCTAGAGCAATTTTATCTTACAAAGGGGCGTTATTAAAACACCACTTAGATGGGGGGGTAAGAAAAGGTGCTTTAACTCAAGAACAAGCAGATGCTAAATTAGCCGCTTGGTTAGAAGAAAAAGCAGGAAAAGTAGCTACTAAAGAAACTGGTTTAGCAAAAGCACAAGCAGATGCTAAAGCAGCGGCATTAAAAGCTGAAAAAGAAGCAAACGAAAGACGTATTGCTGCTCAAGCTGAAGCTGCAAAAGCGGCAGAAGCTACTGAAGAGGTAGTTGAGACTCCAGAAGTTGAAGCTGCTACTGAAGAAGCACCAGCTACAGAAGAAAACAACGAAACAGAAGCTTAA
- the rimM gene encoding ribosome maturation factor RimM (Essential for efficient processing of 16S rRNA), whose amino-acid sequence MRKDECFYLGKIAKKFSFKGEVLCYLDTDEPEMYQNLESVFVQMNRNLVPFFIEQSSLHKDKFLRVKFEEVDSEADADNLLGSELYLPLTLLPQLEGNQFYYHEIIGFKVVDQRLGDIGTIHSIIENTAQPLFEIFKGEKQILIPMIDDFIVEVNRSKKEITMNTPVGLVDLYLE is encoded by the coding sequence ATGCGTAAAGACGAATGTTTCTATTTAGGCAAAATCGCTAAAAAGTTTAGTTTCAAAGGCGAAGTTCTATGTTATTTAGACACAGATGAGCCTGAAATGTATCAAAATTTGGAATCAGTTTTCGTTCAAATGAATCGAAATCTGGTTCCATTTTTTATTGAACAATCTTCCCTACACAAAGATAAATTCCTACGGGTAAAATTTGAAGAAGTAGATTCAGAAGCTGATGCTGATAATCTTTTGGGATCTGAATTGTATTTACCACTGACTTTATTACCTCAATTAGAAGGCAATCAATTTTATTACCATGAAATTATTGGTTTTAAAGTGGTTGATCAACGTTTAGGTGACATTGGAACGATTCATTCCATTATTGAAAATACTGCACAACCTCTTTTTGAAATATTCAAAGGAGAAAAACAAATCCTTATTCCTATGATTGACGATTTTATCGTAGAAGTGAATCGTTCTAAAAAGGAAATTACCATGAATACTCCAGTTGGATTAGTGGATTTGTACCTTGAATAA
- a CDS encoding tRNA1(Val) (adenine(37)-N6)-methyltransferase, whose protein sequence is MFQFKQFAIKQDRCAMKVGTDGVLLGAWTPLINHPFSILDIGAGTGLIALMLAQRSQAEHTSPSGELATQIDAIEIDADAYEQCVENFENSPWNDRLYCYHAGLDEFVDEVEELFDVIVSNPPFYTDEFKSGDEKRDFARFEDALPFEELIEAADFFLSDTGIFSVIIPYKEEVRFVQLCQERGLFPLRITRVKGTPTTEIKRSLLAFTRIQQTPLIEELVIETARHQYTPEYIELTKDFYLKM, encoded by the coding sequence ATGTTTCAATTCAAACAATTTGCTATAAAACAAGACCGCTGTGCCATGAAAGTTGGAACGGATGGTGTTTTACTGGGCGCATGGACGCCATTAATTAATCATCCATTTTCAATTTTAGACATTGGCGCAGGTACAGGTTTAATTGCTTTAATGTTAGCACAAAGAAGTCAAGCTGAACACACGAGCCCTAGTGGCGAACTGGCAACGCAAATTGATGCAATTGAAATTGATGCCGATGCGTATGAACAATGTGTGGAAAATTTTGAAAATTCACCATGGAATGATCGCTTGTATTGTTACCATGCAGGTTTAGATGAATTTGTGGATGAAGTAGAAGAGTTGTTTGATGTTATTGTTTCCAATCCCCCTTTTTATACAGATGAATTTAAATCGGGCGATGAAAAACGCGATTTTGCTCGGTTTGAAGACGCATTGCCTTTTGAAGAATTAATTGAAGCTGCCGACTTTTTTCTTTCTGACACTGGAATTTTTTCAGTTATTATTCCTTATAAAGAAGAAGTACGTTTTGTGCAGTTATGTCAAGAACGCGGGTTGTTTCCTTTAAGAATTACGCGTGTAAAAGGTACACCAACAACAGAAATTAAGCGAAGTTTATTGGCTTTTACTCGAATTCAACAAACGCCTTTGATTGAAGAGTTAGTGATTGAAACGGCACGTCATCAATACACTCCAGAATATATTGAATTAACAAAAGATTTTTATTTGAAGATGTAA
- a CDS encoding HlyD family secretion protein yields the protein MPNKDENIELRSEEVQELLTRIPSRLLRYGSMVILAIMVLVLFLSWLIKYPTVVTAPVSITTVQPPEKLIAKASGKIQAILTKDKSIVTPNTVLAILENSADYKVVFQLKNIVDKYTFENKFPFEKFYGTSLGELENVYALFQKEYQADELLKKLQPYQVDKSAQSLEQVQLQDRLQLLLSQKEISEIELQLQKQDFQRYESLYKKGVVSSQEYEKNKLAFLQAQKNFKNLQSSISQTKSAINELNKSKKTTEINETKEISSLNRNLIQAFFQLKKAIKEWELNYAFVSKNGGIVSFMQIWSVNQNIEGGEILFSIVPQQSKAFIAKVKAPAQNAGKLKVGQEVNIRLANYPDTEFGVLKGKVQNMSLIPDKEGNLILDVILSKGLKTSYHKEIVFQQEMSGTADIITEDLRLLERLFYQFRSLFQVE from the coding sequence ATGCCAAACAAAGATGAAAATATAGAATTAAGAAGCGAGGAAGTTCAAGAACTATTAACCCGAATACCAAGTAGATTATTGCGTTATGGATCAATGGTTATTCTTGCAATTATGGTCCTTGTTTTGTTTTTAAGCTGGCTAATAAAATATCCTACTGTAGTCACGGCACCTGTTTCTATTACCACTGTTCAACCTCCAGAAAAGTTAATTGCTAAAGCTTCGGGTAAAATTCAAGCAATTTTGACAAAAGATAAGTCTATTGTTACTCCAAACACTGTTTTAGCAATTCTAGAAAATTCGGCAGATTATAAAGTTGTATTTCAATTGAAAAACATTGTAGATAAATATACTTTTGAAAATAAATTCCCTTTTGAAAAATTTTATGGGACTTCGTTAGGTGAATTAGAAAATGTATATGCCTTGTTTCAAAAAGAATATCAAGCAGACGAATTACTTAAAAAATTGCAACCCTATCAGGTAGATAAATCAGCACAATCGTTAGAACAAGTTCAATTACAAGATAGATTACAATTATTGCTTTCTCAAAAAGAAATTTCAGAAATTGAATTGCAATTACAAAAACAAGATTTTCAAAGGTATGAGAGTTTATATAAAAAGGGAGTGGTTTCATCACAAGAATATGAAAAAAACAAGTTAGCTTTTTTACAAGCCCAAAAAAATTTTAAAAACCTACAGAGTTCAATTTCACAAACTAAATCAGCTATTAATGAACTTAACAAATCAAAGAAGACTACAGAAATTAATGAAACTAAAGAAATTTCATCGTTGAACAGAAATCTTATTCAAGCATTTTTTCAGTTAAAGAAAGCCATCAAAGAATGGGAATTGAATTATGCTTTTGTGTCTAAAAATGGTGGTATAGTGAGTTTTATGCAAATTTGGTCGGTGAATCAAAATATTGAAGGTGGTGAAATTTTGTTCTCAATTGTACCACAACAATCAAAAGCTTTTATTGCAAAAGTAAAAGCTCCTGCTCAAAATGCAGGGAAACTTAAAGTTGGTCAAGAAGTCAATATTCGATTGGCTAATTATCCTGATACAGAATTTGGAGTTTTAAAAGGTAAAGTTCAAAACATGTCTTTAATTCCTGACAAAGAAGGAAATTTAATACTTGATGTGATTCTAAGCAAAGGGCTGAAAACATCTTATCATAAAGAAATTGTATTCCAGCAAGAAATGAGTGGAACAGCAGATATAATCACTGAAGATTTAAGATTATTAGAACGGTTATTTTATCAGTTCAGAAGCCTGTTTCAAGTAGAATAA